From a single Cryptococcus neoformans var. neoformans B-3501A chromosome 3, whole genome shotgun sequence genomic region:
- a CDS encoding hypothetical protein (Match to ESTs gb|CF188873.1|CF188873, gb|CF186412.1|CF186412, gb|CF188872.1|CF188872; HMMPfam hit to GFO_IDH_MocA, Oxidoreductase family, NAD-binding Rossmann fold, score: 93.2, E(): 6.6e-25) — translation MSAAFSNKLKYAVLGAGRMGQRHALNVAFRSPRAELVAVADPKPSIPQWMKDNLPPSTKYFENYEDCLVNSGADAVLIASATSWHAPMAIDAMHAGKHVLLEKPISIDLETSRSVVAEAEKFPDLKVMIGFSRRFDESYRQARKMIENGQLGKAHLIKSATNDQYDPSGFFVSYAAASGGIYIDCGIHDIDCARWLLDASLGIPNPKKQVRRVFAAGHNIRHPELVQDNDVDNAVGFVEFENGKMLVLHLSRTSMHGHDCFAEVFGTDGKVIVNGNPQLNRVEIRDVHGVRSESTPTYYERFKDAFVTEINEFTSAVLDNKPLPVNAIDALEASKIATALTHSFKTNTPVFFDDEGEPILA, via the exons ATGTCTGCCGCCTTTTCCAACAAGCTCAAATACGCTGTCCTCGGTGCTGGCCGTATGGGCCAGCGTCATGCTCTCAACGTTGCCTTCAGATCTCCCCGTGCAGAACTGGTAGCAGTAGCCGACCCCAAACCTTCTATTCCTCAATGGATGAAGGACAACTTGCCTCCGAGTACCAAGTACTTCGAGAACTACGAAGACTGTCTCGTGAACAGTGGAGCAGATGCTGTTCTAATTGCGAGTGCGACAAGCTGGCACGCTCCCATGGCTATTGATGCTATGCATGCTGGCAAG CATGTCTTACTGGAGAAGCCTATTTCCATCGATCTCGAAACCTCCAGGAGTGTCGTTGCGGAGGCTGAAAAATTCCCAGACTTGAAGGTCATGATTGGCTTCAGTCGCCGAT TTGACGAGTCTTACCGACaggcgaggaagatgattgaaAACGGACAACTAGGCAAGGCCCACTTGATCAAGTCTGCTACCAACGATCAGTATGACCCGTCCGGATTTTTCGTCTCCTATGCAGCCGCTTCCGGTGGCATTTACATTGACTGTGGTATCCACGACATTGATTGCGCCCGATGGCTCCTTGACGCCTCTCTTGGTATTCCCAACCCCAAAAAACAAGTCCGCCGTGTATTTGCTGCGGGCCACAACATCCGGCACCCCGAGCTTGTCCAGGACAACGATGTCGACAACGCAGTAGGGTTTGTGGAGTTTGAAAATGGCAAAATGCTGGTGTTACACCTGAGCAGGACTTCTATGCATGGTCACGATTGCTTTGCTGAGGTTTTCGGAACGGACGGAAAGGTAATCGTTAACGGA AACCCTCAGCTTAACCGAGTGGAGATTCGCGATGTTCACGGTGTCCGTAGCGAGTCGAC CCCTACCTATTACGAGCGTTTCAAGGATGCTTTTGTGACAGAGATCAACGAGTTTACTTCCGCCGTCCTCGATAACAAAC CTCTCCCAGTTAACGCCATCGATGCTCTTGAGGCAAGCAAGATTGCGACCGCTTTGACACACTCCTTCAAAACCAATACTCCGGTCTTCTTCGATGACGAGGGCGAGCCGATATTGGCGTAA
- a CDS encoding hypothetical protein (Match to ESTs gb|CF193606.1|CF193606, gb|CF193605.1|CF193605; HMMPfam hit to Metallophos, Calcineurin-like phosphoesterase, score: 96.2, E(): 7.9e-26; HMMPfam hit to TPR, TPR Domain, score: 80.3, E(): 4.9e-21), producing the protein MADNDHEKLKSSLSDIITGVESPVPSFTPPSTAPEDDFTPFPSPVLSATSLAGLSLGSDGVFEPEVDDNKVITEEETAKALELKALANKAFKDKNFSKSIDFYTQAIALNPKEPTFWNNRAMSKAKMEEHGGAISDATKAVELNPSYAKAFYRRGLSQLAILRPTDAVSDFKKALAIEPGNKTIRDQLSITTKLIRRIEFEKAISVGETETASQRCLSLIESGACNLDTSSKPADMPLPIIPDDPNARYTPTKGFVEGMIESFKKGGKVPKRVAWEIILGCKAIVEKEKTLVDIVVPDGVTCDIIGDTHGQFFDVCNLLSMTTPPSEKHYMIFNGDLVDRGSWSVEVALTVFAYKWLYPEYVYINRGNHETNDMNKVYGFEGECKAKLGEMTFKLFADVFTKLPLATLVTATLPPSSPKSEGSKRAILSEGKKRFFICHGGPPVSKDGVTLDEVAKIERFGRQPGQEGIMCEMLWTDPQAQVGRGPSKRGVGLGFGPDVTRRWCELNNITAVIRSHEVRADGYAIEHDGLCITVFSCPNYCDSTGNKAAYIRMQADGTLSYHQFDAVPHPDVKPMAYSSGFSAMGF; encoded by the exons ATGGCCGACAACGACCACGAAAAGCTCAAAAGTAGCCTTTCTGACATCATTACCGGTGTCGAGTCCCCTGTCCCATCTTTTACCCCCCCATCAACCGCCCCTGAAGATGACTTTACACCGTTCCCTTCACCTGTTTTGAGCGCTACTTCGCTCGCTGGTCTCTCAT TGGGATCTGACGGAGTGTTCGAGCCGGAGGTGGACGACAACAAGGTCATCACGGAGGAGGAAACGGCTAAAGCTCTCGAGTTGAAAGCTCTGGCCAACAAGGCTTTTAAAG ACAAGAATTTCTCGAAATCTATTGATTTCTACACCCAGGCTATCGCGTTAAATCCTAAAGAACCAACATTTTGGAACAACAGAGCTATGAGTAAGGccaagatggaagagcaTGGTGGCGCTATCTCTGACGCTA CTAAGGCTGTGGAGCTCAACCCTTCTTATGCGAAAGCTTTCTACCGCCGTGGCCTTTCTCAACTTGCTATTCTTCGACCTACCGATGCTGTCTCCGATTTCAAGAAAGCTTTGGCCATTGAACCCGGAAACAAGACAATAAGAGACCAGTTATCCATCACCACGAAATTGATCAGGAGAATAGAGTTCGAGAAG GCTATCTCAGTTGGAGAGACGGAGACTGCTTCCCAAAGATGTCTTTCTCTCATAGAATCCGGAGCCTGCAATCTTGACACATCTTCCAAACCTGCCGACATgcctcttcccatcattCCTGACGATCCTAACGCGCGGTATACCCCAACAAAGGGATTTGTTGAGGGGATGATTGAGAGTTTTAAAAAGGGTGGCAAGGTCCCGAAGAGGGTTGCTTGGGAAATTATCTTGGGATGTAAGGCCATtgtggagaaagagaagactTTAGTGGATATTGTCGTTCCCGATGGGGTTACCTGCGATATCATTGGTGACA CCCATGGACAGTTCTTCGATGTCTGCAACCTTCTCTCAATGACCACTCCTCCCAGTGAAAAGCATTACATGATCTTCAACGGTGATCTTGTCGATCGTGGATCGTGGTCTGTTGAAGTCGCCCTCACAGTATTCGCCTACAAATGGTTATACCCGGAATATGTCTACATCAACCGAGGCAATCATGAGACAAACG ATATGAATAAGGTGTATGGCTTCGAAGGTGAATGCAAGGCCAAACTTGGTGAGATGACATTCAAGCTCTTTGCCGACGTCTTCACGAAAT TACCCCTTGCTACCCTTGTCACAGCTACCCTTCCCCCATCTTCCCCGAAGTCCGAAGGCTCCAAACGTGCCATTCTCTCAGAGGGGAAAAAACGGTTCTTCATCTGTCACGGTGGTCCTCCCGTTAGCAAGGACGGTGTTACTTTGGATGAGGTTGCGAAGATTGAGAGGTTCGGAAGACAACCGGGGCAGGAGGGTATTATGTGCGAG ATGCTTTGGACAGACCCACAAGCGCAGGTGGGCCGAGGACCTTCAAAACGTGGTGTCGGTCTTGGTTTCGGGCCAGACGTCACCCGCCGTTGGTGCGAACTCAACAACATTACCGCTGTCATTCGATCACACGAAGTTCGAGCAGACGGTTATGCCATCGAGCATGATGGTTTATGTATCACTGTGTTCAGTTGCCCCAATTACTGTGATTCAACTGGTAACAAG GCTGCTTACATCCGAATGCAAGCGGATGGAACATTATCGTACCACCAGTTCGACGCTGTGCCTCACCCCGACGTCAAGCCTATGGCGTACAGCTCTGGTTTCAGCGCGATGGGCTTTTAA